TGCTGGACTACGGCGTGAAGCGTCACATCCTGGAATGCCTGGTGGAAAAGGGCTGCCGGCTCACCGTATTCCCGGCTGAAACCCCGGCCGAAGACGTGCTGGCCATCGATCCGGACGGCATCTTTTTGAGCAACGGCCCCGGCGATCCGGCGGACCTGACCATTGAAATCGAGAACATCAAAAAGATGATCGGCAAGAAACCCATCTTCGGCATCTGCATGGGCCATCAGGTCATGGCACTGGCCAACGGCGCCAGGACCAAGAAGATGCTGTTCGGCCACCGGGGCATCAACCAGCCGGTGCGGGACCTGGTGGATCACAAGATCTGCATCACCTCCCAGAACCACGGGTTCATGGTGGATGAGGATTCCCTGAAGGGCCTGCCCGTCGAAGTGATCAATCGTTCCCTGAACGACAATACCATCGAAGGGCTGCGCTACCTGAAGCATCCCACCTTTACCGTGCAGTACCATCCGGAAGCATCTCCGGGCCCCAGTGGCAACGGATACCTGTTTGACCGGTTCATCAAGATGATGGGAGGACACTGATTATGCCAAAGAAGGAAAATGTAAAGAAAGTCATGGTCATTGGTTCCGGCCCGATCATCATCGGTCAGGCTGCGGAATTCGACTACAGCGGTACCCAGGCCTGCCGCGCCCTGAAGGAAGAAGGGCTGGAAGTGGTGCTGGTGAACTCCAACCCGGCCACCATCATGACCGATGTGCACATTGCTGACCGGGTCTATGTGGAACCCCTGGATGTGGAATTCCTGGAAGCCATCATCGCCAAGGAACGGCCGGATTCCCTGCTGGCCACCCTGGGCGGCCAGATCGGCCTGAACCTGGCCATCGAACTGGATAAAAAAGGCATCCTGAAGAAATACAACGTCCAGCTCCTGGGCACCCAGATCCCCAGCATCATGAAGGCGGAAGACCGGGAACTGTTCAAGGAAACCATGGAAAAACTCCATCAGCCCATTCCCCAGAGCACCATTGTGGAAAGTGTGGATGCGGCCAAGGAATTCGCCCAAAAGGTGGGCTTCCCCCTGATCGTGCGTCCGGCCTATACCCTGGGTGGTACCGGCGGCGGCATCGCCCACAACATGGATCAGCTGGATGACATCACCACCAAGGGGCTGATGTACTCCCTGATCGGTCAGGCCCTGATCGAACGGTCTGTGGCCGGCTGGAAAGAAATCGAATACGAAGTGGTGCGGGACCATGAGGACAACTGCATCACCGTCTGCAACATGGAAAACATCGACCCGGTGGGGGTACATACCGGTGACTCCATCGTGGTGGCACCCTGCCAGACCCTGACGGACAGGGAAGTGCAGATGCTGCGTACCGCTGCCATCGACATCGTACGGGAACTGGGCGTGGAAGGCGCCTGCAACGTGCAGTATGCCCTGAACCCGGACAGCGAGGAATACATCGTCATCGAAGTGAACCCCCGTGTGAGCCGTTCTTCTGCCCTGGCTTCCAAAGCCACCGGTTACCCCATCGCCAAGGTGGCTGCCAAGATCGCTGCCGGTTATACCCTGGATGAAATCGAAAACGCCGTGACCCGGAAGACCTCCGCCTGCTTCGAACCCACCCTGGACTACTGCGTCATCAAGATCCCCCGCTGGCCCTTCGACAAATTCGTCAACGCCGACCATACCCTGGGTACCCAGATGAAGGCCACCGGCGAAGTGATGGCCATCGAACGGAACATCGAAGCCGGGCTGCTGAAGGCTGTCCGCTGCCTGGAAATCGGTCTGATCCATATGGATCTGCCGGAACTGCATAAACTGACCGACCAGGAAGTGTTCGACAAAGTCCGCAAGGTGGACGACGAACGGCTCTTCACCATTGCCGAAGCCTTCCGGAGAGGCATGACGGTGGACCAGGCCCACGCCATCACCAAGATCGATGAATTCTTCCTGCGGAAGATCCGGCACATCGTGGAACTGGAAACCCGGCTGAAGAGCGAAGAATTGACGCCGGAACTGATGGGTGAAGTGAAGAAGCGCGGGTTCGCCGACGAGACCATCGGCCGTCTGGTGGGGAAGACCGGCCTGGAAATCCGGGCCATCCGGAAAGAAATGGGTATTACCCCGGTGTACAAGATGGTGGATACCTGTGCCGCCGAATTCGATGCGGAAACTCCGTACTACTATTCCACCTATGGTGTGGAAGACGAAGTGGAGGACACCGACAGGAAAAAGGTCATGGTGCTGGGTTCCGGCCCCATCCGGATCGGCCAGGGCGTGGAGTTCGACTACTGCTCCGTACACTCTGTATGGGCCCTGAAGGATCTGGGATACGAAACCATCATCGTGAACAACAACCCGGAAACCGTTTCCACTGACTTCGATACGGCTGACCGTCTGTACTTCGAACCCCTGACCCTGGAAGATGTGCTGAACGTGATCGACCGGGAAAAACCGGAAGGGGTCATCGTGCAGTTCGGCGGCCAGACTGCCATCAACCTGGCAGGCCCGCTCCATGCCTGCGGTGTGAAGATCCTGGGCAGCTCCGTGGACAGCATCGACCGGGCAGAAGACCGGGAGCGGTTCGATGAACTGCTGACCCAGGTGGGCATCCCCCGTCCCAAAGGCCATACGGTATTCGACATCGACGGCGCCCTGAAAGCTGCCAACGATGTGGGCTACCCTGTAATGGTACGTCCTTCCTATGTACTGGGCGGACGGGCCATGGAAATCGTCTACAACGATGAAGAATTGAAATATTATATGAACAATGCCGTGAAGGCTTCCCACGAACACCCTGTCCTGGTGGACCATTATCTGATGGGCACCGAAGTGGAAGTGGATGCCATCTGCGACGGCAAAGAGGTGCTGATGCCGGGCATCATGGAACACATCGAACGGGCCGGGGTCCACTCCGGCGACTCCATCGCCGTGTATCCGCCCCGCACCCTCAGCGAAAATGTGATCGAACAGATCGTGGATTACACCAACAAGCTGGCCCTGGGCCTGGAAGTCCACGGCATGATCAACATCCAGTACATCGTTCGGGACGAAAAACTGTATGTGATCGAAGTGAACCCCCGGAGCAGCCGTACAGTACCGTTCCTGAGCAAGGTCACCGGCGTTTCCATGGTGGATGTGGCCACCAAGTGTGCCATGGGCGTTTCCCTGAAGGAACAGGGCTTCGAACCGGGCCTGAAACTGTTCCCGGATTACTACGCCGTCAAGGCACCGGTGTTCAGCTTCAACAAGATGACCGATGTGGATATCACCCTGGGGCCGGAAATGAAATCCACCGGCGAAGTGATGTGCATCGACCCGCAATTCCCCAGAGCGCTGTATAAGGCCTTCATCGCTGCCGGTACCCATATCCCCAAGAGCGGCGCCATCCTGATCACCGTGGCGGACCAGGACAAGGAAGAAGTGGTGCCCATCGCCGAAGGGTTCGAAGACCTGGGCTATGAACTGGTGGCCACTGCGGGAACCGCCAAATTCCTGGAAAGCAAGGGCATCCATGTGGGCCGGGTGGAAAAGGCCAGTGCCGGTACCCCCAACCTGCTGGACGACATCAAGGAAGGCCGGATCTGCATGGTGATCAATACCCTGACCCACGGCAGCGATGCCACCAGAGACGGGTTTAAGATCCGCCGTTCTACGGTGGAACACGCCATCCCCTGCCTGACCAGCCTGGATACGGCCCGGGCCCTGGGAAAGGCCATCGGGGCCATGCGGCGTCGTCACGTGGTGAGCGTGGTGGCTCTGCAGGATCTGAAATCGGAGTAAATTATGACTGCTGTATTTGAAAGCGGCACCGTGGTGGCCCAGGAAACCCTGAGCCATGACATCCGCCGCATGGAAATCCACCTGCCGAAAGTGGCGCAGACGGCCCAGCCGGGCCAGTTCGTCACCGTGCGGGTGAACCACCTCCACGAACCCCTGCTGCGCCGGCCTTTTGGTGTGGCAGGCGTGGACGTGGAAAAGGGGAATTTTTCCCTGATTTACCGGGTGGTGGGGGAAACCACCCAACTGATGGAAAACCTGGAACCGGGTGCGGAAATCAGTGTGGTGGGGCCTCTGGGCCACGGCTTCGACCTGAGTGCCAGACACGGCCTCCTGGTGGGAGGCGGCGTGGGCCTGGCTCCCCTGCACTTCCTGGCTCAGGCAGACCCGGGCCACAACATGGAAGTGATCGTGGGCGGCCGGACGAAAGCCGAAGTTTTCTGGTCCGAGCTGTTCAGGGACAAGACGGCCCGCCAGTATGAAACCACCGATGATGGTTCCTATGGAGTGAAAGGCACCGTGAACGCCGTGCTGCCGGACCTGTTGAAAACCGGTCAGTACGACTGTGTGTACGTGTGCGGTCCTTCTCCCATGATGAAGGCCGTGGTGGAAGTGGTGAAAACCTACGGGGTACCCTGCCAGGTTTCCCTGGAAAAATACATGGGCTGCGGCCTGGGCG
This region of Acidaminococcus timonensis genomic DNA includes:
- the carB gene encoding carbamoyl-phosphate synthase large subunit; the protein is MPKKENVKKVMVIGSGPIIIGQAAEFDYSGTQACRALKEEGLEVVLVNSNPATIMTDVHIADRVYVEPLDVEFLEAIIAKERPDSLLATLGGQIGLNLAIELDKKGILKKYNVQLLGTQIPSIMKAEDRELFKETMEKLHQPIPQSTIVESVDAAKEFAQKVGFPLIVRPAYTLGGTGGGIAHNMDQLDDITTKGLMYSLIGQALIERSVAGWKEIEYEVVRDHEDNCITVCNMENIDPVGVHTGDSIVVAPCQTLTDREVQMLRTAAIDIVRELGVEGACNVQYALNPDSEEYIVIEVNPRVSRSSALASKATGYPIAKVAAKIAAGYTLDEIENAVTRKTSACFEPTLDYCVIKIPRWPFDKFVNADHTLGTQMKATGEVMAIERNIEAGLLKAVRCLEIGLIHMDLPELHKLTDQEVFDKVRKVDDERLFTIAEAFRRGMTVDQAHAITKIDEFFLRKIRHIVELETRLKSEELTPELMGEVKKRGFADETIGRLVGKTGLEIRAIRKEMGITPVYKMVDTCAAEFDAETPYYYSTYGVEDEVEDTDRKKVMVLGSGPIRIGQGVEFDYCSVHSVWALKDLGYETIIVNNNPETVSTDFDTADRLYFEPLTLEDVLNVIDREKPEGVIVQFGGQTAINLAGPLHACGVKILGSSVDSIDRAEDRERFDELLTQVGIPRPKGHTVFDIDGALKAANDVGYPVMVRPSYVLGGRAMEIVYNDEELKYYMNNAVKASHEHPVLVDHYLMGTEVEVDAICDGKEVLMPGIMEHIERAGVHSGDSIAVYPPRTLSENVIEQIVDYTNKLALGLEVHGMINIQYIVRDEKLYVIEVNPRSSRTVPFLSKVTGVSMVDVATKCAMGVSLKEQGFEPGLKLFPDYYAVKAPVFSFNKMTDVDITLGPEMKSTGEVMCIDPQFPRALYKAFIAAGTHIPKSGAILITVADQDKEEVVPIAEGFEDLGYELVATAGTAKFLESKGIHVGRVEKASAGTPNLLDDIKEGRICMVINTLTHGSDATRDGFKIRRSTVEHAIPCLTSLDTARALGKAIGAMRRRHVVSVVALQDLKSE
- the carA gene encoding glutamine-hydrolyzing carbamoyl-phosphate synthase small subunit; the protein is MQKVKGKLVLKDGSVYEGTLYSTHKAVGEVVFTTGMTGYQETLTDPSFCGQIVIFTYPLIGNYGCNDLFCQSDRCCYKGLIVSELCDEPSSWRDEGTVLDFLEKNDIPVLTGVDTRAITRRIRSYGTLQGVLVPADTPDEEVEKLLATPEEHDQVQQVTTKEVYTMGPEDAQYSVAVLDYGVKRHILECLVEKGCRLTVFPAETPAEDVLAIDPDGIFLSNGPGDPADLTIEIENIKKMIGKKPIFGICMGHQVMALANGARTKKMLFGHRGINQPVRDLVDHKICITSQNHGFMVDEDSLKGLPVEVINRSLNDNTIEGLRYLKHPTFTVQYHPEASPGPSGNGYLFDRFIKMMGGH
- a CDS encoding dihydroorotate dehydrogenase electron transfer subunit, which produces MTAVFESGTVVAQETLSHDIRRMEIHLPKVAQTAQPGQFVTVRVNHLHEPLLRRPFGVAGVDVEKGNFSLIYRVVGETTQLMENLEPGAEISVVGPLGHGFDLSARHGLLVGGGVGLAPLHFLAQADPGHNMEVIVGGRTKAEVFWSELFRDKTARQYETTDDGSYGVKGTVNAVLPDLLKTGQYDCVYVCGPSPMMKAVVEVVKTYGVPCQVSLEKYMGCGLGACLSCSCEGRGGKRMKICKDGPVFWSQEVVEW